The Sus scrofa isolate TJ Tabasco breed Duroc chromosome 4, Sscrofa11.1, whole genome shotgun sequence genomic sequence aagagatatttaaagtgctcaaaggaaaaaatatgcaacctagaatactctatccagcaagaatatcatttaaaatagaaggggaaataaaaaatttttccaacaaacaaaaacttaaagaatacagcaacacaaaacccaggttaaaggaaatattgaaagggattctctaaaccaaaaagaaaggaaggaaagggaagaaaaaagaaaagaaaagaaaaaaaaaaaaagaggaagaactaggactgaggaaaccgaaATCAGAGagtagtcactcaaataagccaccatacagatttaatcatgaacatgcctcaaacaaaataaaattaaaaagaaaaaaataaaaaagagtcatcaaaaccataaaatgtgggcaagggatgttaggaagtaaataaccctcttagtttgtttgtttgtatgtttctctacttaattttaatatagtaatgaagtgtttgaactcacaggaccatcaggctaaaacacacaattatgggaaggggttagcatacttaaaaaacagggcaaccacaagccaaaaccaaatattgcatttgcataaaatgaaaaaaaaaaatacactcaagcagataataacaggagaccatccaaccaaaaagaaaaaaaaggaagaatggagaaccatagaatcaactggaacacgaggatcaaatggcaataaataatcatctatcaattatcaccttaaaagtcaatggactgaatgccccaatcaaaagacacagagtggctgagtggataaaaaggccaaaaccttcaatatgctgcctacaagaaactcaccttaggacaaaagctacatatagactgaaagtgaaagggtggggaaaaatatttcacgccaatagacatgatagaaaagcaggagtcacaacactcatatcagaaaaaatagactttaaaacaaaagacataaagaaagacaaagaaggacactacttaatgattaagggatccatccaaggagaggatgttactatcgtcaacatatatgccccaaatataggagcacccagatacattcaacaaatattaacagacataaagggagatattgatgagaatacaatcatagtaggagacataAATACCCCCcacacatcaatggacagatcctctagacagaaaaccaacaaagcaacagagatcctaaaggaaacaatagaaaagttagacttcattgatatcttcaggacactacatccaaaaaaagcagaatacacattcttctcaaatgctcatggaacattctcaagaatcaaccacatattgggacacaaagagaatctcaataaatttaggagcataggaattatctcaagtatcttctctgaccacaatgccatgaaattagaaaccaaccatgggaaaagaaatgacaaaaaacctactacatggagactaaacaacatgctactcaaaaaccaatgggtcaatgaggaaatcaagaaggaaattaaaaactaccttgaaacaaatgataatgaagacacaacccttcaaaatctatgggatgctgcgaaagcagtgctcagaggaaaatttatagcaatacagccctttctcaaaaaagaagaaagatcccaaattgacaacttaaccctccacctaaacaaattagaaaaagaacaaaaaagtcctaaagtcagcagaaggaaggaaattataaagatcaaagaagaaatcaataaaatagagactcaaaaaacaatagagaaaattaataaaaccaagagctggttctttgaaaaggtgaacaaaattgacaaacccctggccagactcactaaaaagaggagagaaagaacccaaataaccaaaattataaatgaaaaaggagaaatcacaacagatacagcagaaatacaaaaaaccataagagaatactatgaacaactatatggcaacaagtttgacaatctggaagaaatggacaattttctagaatcttacagcctgccaaaactgaatcaagtagaaacagaccaactgaacagactgatcactagaaatgaaattgaagagatcataaaatcactccctacaaataaaagtccaggaccagatggcttcacaggtgaattttatcaaacatataaagaggaattgatgcccatcctccttaaactctttcaaaaggttgaagaagaaggactactcccaaagacattctatgaggccaccatcaccctcattccaaaaccaggcagagataccaccaaaaaagaaaactatcgcccaatatcattgatgaatatagatgcaaaaattctcaacaaaatcttagccaactgaatccaacaacataccaaaaaaattatacaccatgaccaggttgggttcatcccaggttcacaaggatggttcaacatacgcaaatcaatcagcatcatacaccacattaaccaaaaaaaagtcaaaaaatcatatgatcatctcaatagacgcagaaaaagcatttgacaaagtccaacatccattcatgatcaagaccctcgccaaagtgggtatagagggaatattcctgaatatagtcaaagccatttatgataaacctacagcaaatataatcctcaatggggaaaaactgaaagccttctcactcaaatctggaacaagacagggaagcccactctcaccactgctcttcaacatagttttggaagtcctagccacagcaattagacaaacaaaagaaataaaaggcatccatataggaagagaagagatcaaactgtcactgtatgcagatgacatgatactatacctagaaaaccctaaggactcaaccccaaaactacttgaactgattaataaattcagcaaagtagcaggatataagattaacattcagaagtcagttgcatttctgtataccagcaatgaaatattagaaaaggaatacaaaaataccataccttttaaaattgcacctcacaaaatcaaatacctcggaatacacctgaccaaggaggtaaaggacctatatgccgagaactataaaactttaatcaaagaaatcaaagaagatgtagagaaatggaaagatattccatgttcctggattgggaaaatcaatattgtaaaaatggccatactacccaaagtaatctacagattcaatgcaatccctatcagattacccatgacattttccacagaactagaacaaacaatccaaacatttatatggaaccacaaaagacccagaatcgccaaagcaatcctgagaaacaaaaaccaagcaggaggcataactctcccagacttcaagaaatactacaaagccacagtcatcaaaacagtgtggtactggtatcaaaacagacagacagaccaatggaacagaatagagaatccggaaataaaccctgacacctatggtcaattaatctttgacaagggaggcaagaacataaaatgggaaaaagaaagtctattcagcaagcattgctggaaaacctggacagcaacatgcaaagcaatgaaactagaacacaccctcacaccatgcacaaaaataaactccaaatggctgaaagacttaaatatacgacaggacaccatcaaactcctagaagaaaacataggcaaaacgctctctgacatcaacatcatgaatattttctcaggtcagtctcccaaagcaatagaaattagagcaaaaataaacccatgggacctcatcaaactgaaaagcttttgcacagcaaaggaaacccaaaagaaaacaaaaagacaacttacacaatgggagaaaacagtttcaaatgatgcaaccgacaagggcttaatctctagaatatataaacaacttatacaacccaacagcaaaaaaaaccaatcaatcaatggaaaaatgggcaaaagacctgaatagactgttctccaaagaagatatacagatggccaacaaacacatgaaaaaatgctcaacatcgctgattataagagaaatgcaaatcaaaactaccatgagataccacctcacaccagtcagaatggccatcattaataaaaatccacaaataacaagtgctggaggggctgtggagaaaagggaaccctcctgcactgttggtgggaatgtaaactggtacagccactatggaggacagtttggagataccttagaaatctatacatagaacttccatatgaccctgcaatcccactcttgggcatctatccggacaaaactctacctaaaagagacacgtgcacccgcatgttcattgcagcactattcacaatagccaggacatagaaacaacccaaatgtccatcgacagaggattggattcggaagatgtggtatatatacacaatggaatactactcagccataaaaaggaatgacataatgacatttgcagcaacatggatggaactagagaatctcatcctgagtgaaatgagccagaaagacaaagacaaataccatatgatatcacttataactggaatctaatatccagcacagatgaacatctcctcagaaaagaaaatcatggacttggagaagagacttgtggctgcctgatgggagggggagggagtgggagggatcaggagcttgggcttatcagacacaacttagaatagatttacaaggagatcctgctgaatagcattgagaactttgtctagatactcatgttgcaacagaagaaagggtggggggaaaaatgtaattgtaatgtatacatgtaaggataacctgacccccttgctgtacagtgggaaaataaaaaaattaaattaaattaaattaaattaaaaattaaaaaaatcaaaataaaataaaccttgcCTGGTTATCAAGGCCCTTCATTAGCTCATCTTACCAGCCTCATTTTCAACAGTATCTTCACACCCAGACTTCTCTATTCATACAGGTCTACCTCCACTCCTACAAGGACAGCAAGTCCATTTCTGGGTTTACAGCTTGCTTATGCCATGCTTTATTTCTACAAggccttttcagattttttcccctaaaaccaACACTCTGTATTCTCCATTAGCTCAGGTTGGAAAACCTTCAGAAAAGGACTAATTTTATTAGCTCAACCAGGACCATTTAATGGGAGAAGAGTGGTTCCCCAGAAAGGAATGCTGAGCAGATAATGAATGTTCTCTGAATGGCCATCTACATGGGAAAGGGAGGCCCAGAGAAATGAAGTAACATTTCCACAACACACTGTTGGTTGTtgacagaagtaaaaaaaaaaattcatgcctCCTCACTCATATCTCATATAATGTCACTGCTCTTGCCTGTACAACCATGTTATTTCCTAGTGTGTATTTCTATCTCAACTATTCAAGATTAAAGCTAGGTCCATAAGTTTTCATAGACACTATAATGTCATTCCATTGCAACTATTTGTCTTCTGCATATATATCAACAACTTCACATTCACGGAATCATAATACATGCTTTATTTGCTTCAGTATTTGTGGATAACTCTAGCCTTGTGAAAGAATCTAATGCTTTTCGGTCGCTTTGGTGTTGTTTTGGTCCTGCCCCCATGCATTAGGGGCATTTTATACCAGAACTTtaaggtgtttttaaaaatcagtctttaggaaaaaatacaaaattttaataaaaatacattgacAAGTAATTATTCCTCATTCCTTAATGTATTCCCTAACTTTTTGTGattgatataaataaaatgatttactgTAAAAGTGGCTCATCGGTCTACAAGCAGGCGACTGACTTGGCGGGAAGAGGACTTAACCGAGGGCTAGACCACATGGATTTTGGTTTGGCTTTGTCAGTTACTAGCTGTGTGGATACCCGAAAATGGCTTAGACGCTGAGCCTTAGTATTCTCACTTGCAAAAGGAGAGTGGTATTCTGGCCTTATTTTGATACTATGAGCAAAACTCAAGCACGTTACAAAAGTGATAtaaaaatgtcaggagttccagttgtggctcagggggctaagaacctgacatagtctccaggaggatgggggttccatccctggccttgatcattgggttaaggatcccgcagttgccacaagctgcagagtagatcgcagatgcacctaaggctggagctgtagctctgatttgacccctagcatgggaacttccatatgccgcgggtgcggccttaaaagaccaaatatatatatatatatacacacatatctttttaaagcaagaaaactTCAGTGAGAAAAGTATTTCAACTTTTTGCTCTTTACAGACTCTCCGTTTGGAGATTGTAGCTCTAGATCCCAATCAAGCCCTGGGCGCCACCCAGAGGTGCGCAGCGCCACCTCCTGGGAGGGTGGGCAGAACCAGCTAGCAGTAAACCGCTGAGGACAGACTACCAGGGTTATGGTCTTATAGTCTCCGTGGGTCGGAAGACTCAGACACCCTGGGTGGTTTCTATTTACCCACTCGGAGAATTCGACGCTTGGTTCCAGCCGAGTAGAGGTCCTCAGCTCAGCACAAGGCAAGTGATGTTAATGGGTCAGGACTTCCCATGGCGGGTGGAACTCGCTCTACCCGCGAGGCTTTGGGACATTCAAGAGAGAATGCTCCGCGGCAGGGTTGGCTCTGTGGGCGGGACTACGTAAGGGGGGTGGGAACCAGCTGGTGGGCGGAACCACGCCTACTGCGGGGTTTCGCTCCAAGCTTACCAGGTGGCGGGGCTTCGCTCCGGGTATGGGCTGAGCTTGGAGAGTTGTACTCCGGTCGGTGGGTGGGGCTAGGTCGGTGGGTGGGGCTTATCTCCGCGTAAGGATGATCTCAGGGCCCCGGATTCCGCTCTGTGGGCGGGGCGTTGCCCGGTGGGCGGAACTACGACCGCTATGAGGACTTTTGACTGGCTCCCTCCCCCGGAACTTCCAGGATGCGGGCGCAGGCAGTTGGCGTCACTTGGAGCTTGAGCAGCCGCACGAGGCTTTCGGAAGTCTGGTGAGagtttaataaagaaattttccAGCGGGCTGGCAGGAGGTTTCCGGGTGTTAGGACAGGATTGGCTTGGCTGCTGTGATTTGGTCGCTTGGTTCTGCCGCTGGATGGCTCAGGCAGCCCTTCTGGGCCAggcctgcaggcccagacctgaATCCCCGTGCCTGCTGGGCCTTCGGCCCATGGCAGGGTACTAGTTTTTGGTTGTCTggttgttttctctgttttttttttttttgtcttagcgcttcacctgcagcatatggaagttcccaggctaggcgctgaaactgaagctgcaactgctggcctacaccacagcaataggggatccgagctacacctgcaacctacgccacagctcaaggcaagactggatccttaacccacggagcagggccagggattgaactcgtgtcctcatggatagtagtcgggtggGTTgtggctgagccacagggggtTTTTCTCATGTCATCATTTTCTAAGTGGTTGTCAGAGAAAATCTCAAATCTCACCAAATAGGCTATCACCTTCTCCAGGAAATTTCCTCCAGTCACCAACTCTACTAGATCTTTCCCTCTTGTGATCCTACTTGTATTCTGCTGGTAACAGCACCTTCCATTATGTTTcttgtgtttgtgtatatttcACATGTAGTATTATCAGTTCTGACCACACTTGGCTAGTAGTATTAAAGAATACTAGGTGAGTGGTTGGATCTTGGATACTTATCGGAAGGATTTTGGATTATTTAATTTGGGGATGatttattatgtgtattttatgctTCTTTAATGATCATGTGTTTTCTActcagttcacttttttttttttaattagaatgctGTGGGGGTTCAAAAGCACTATTGGGGTTGCTGTCTCTGTTAAATAGTTTCCTGAGGCTGACCATTGAAGGAGAGTATACATTTCAGTCAATAGAGAGGATgtgagcaaaagaaagaaagggagaacatGCAAAGTGTTTTCAAAGAATAATTAGTGCACTAGGCCAGGTGGATATAGAGAAGGAGCAGGGGATACCTTTGACAGATTTATGCTAGAGCCAGGACAAAGCATATTGCTTCTTGTGGTTTGGAAGAACCATtggaggattttattttattttattttattttttggcctcccagaggcatatggagttcccaggccagggatcagatccaagtcgcagttgccacctaagctgcagctgccacaacaccaaatccttaactctcTATGCTGGATTGGGGATAGAACCTTCATCCCCAGGcttggttcagatctgatctcaAGAAGCCTCAGATCCCAttgtgcaacagtgggaactccctttggagGATTTTAATACTGGGATGGTTCATTTCCTACCACTATGCAATATAGACTTAAATGCATATGGCTTAAGCCAGGAGTTAACAATCTTTCTGAAAAGGACCAAAAAGTAAATCTTTCAGGCTCTGCAGTCCACAGTTGTAGCAGGAAAGCTGCCCCTACAATATGTAATCCAATGGACAtagctgtgttctaataaaacttcatttactaAAGTGGGTACCTGACCTGATTTGGTCCATGGGTATAGTTTGTCCCAAGACATAGTCTAACCAAATAGACCTAGGGACTAAAGCAGTAACCCAGCCCTGAACGAGGCAGTActaaatcatatttttgtattgcattttcatttgtatatGAGAGGCTGTGTCACATAGTGAGAGCCCTCGATCTAGTCTGCCTAGATTTGAATCTTGGCATTCCTTGATTACTAACAGTGTAACAATggccaaattaatttttctttgtatcagttttttttttttaatgtaaaatgaagGTAAAGCAGTACCTCCTACAAAGTGGTATTGTTAGGAGTAAACTAGTTAAAGCACATAAAATGTTAGGATAGTGCTTGTGTATGTAGTAAAAGctcaattaatctttttttttttttttttttagctatttcttgggccgctcccgtggcatatggagcttcccaggctaggggtcgaatcggagctgtagctgcaggcctacgccagagccacagcaatgcaggatccaagccgcgtctgcagcctacaccacagctcatggcaactccagattgttatcccactgagcaagggcagggatcgcacccgcaacctcatggttcctagtcggattcgttaaccacggcgccacgacgggaactccagtaaatcttaactattaaaattatttaaattgttcttttcATGCATTAAGAATAGATTTGAGATGTTTCTGAGAAAGAATTTAAAGGCTTAGTTGTGTGTTTAGCTACAGGACAGAGAATATCTAAagttttgagagttcccatcgtggctcagtggaaatgaacctgactagcatccatgaggacacaggttcgatccctggccccctcagcggtttaaggatctggcattgccatgaactgtggtgtaggttgcagatacgcctcggatctgatggtgctgtggctgtggcgtaggccagtggctatagctctgatttgatccctagcctgggaacttccatatgctgcagatgtggccctaaaaagacaaaaaataaatttttaacgCATAAGCCTTTCACATAAATGTGGTATGGAAATCATGAAAGTAATTTAAAGGAATGGGTCGGAAGTGCAATATTTAGGATTGATTTTCGAGGAGGTACACACGGGAGCAAAAACGGTGCaagtgaaaaggaatgaaagaaacagGAGTCAGCCCTAGAGTATGAAAGGAACCAGAGTGGAATAGCagtatgtaggctggcagaagGATGGGTGGTGATTAGCATGGTCAGATGCTGCGAGGGCTGACAAAAAAACTGTTAAATGTTGATAATATTaattaatgaggagttcctgttgtggcacaacaggattggtggcatctccgGAACTCTGGAACaaatattcaatccctggccagcatagcgggttaaggatctggcgttcccacagctttggcataggttgaaattgtggttcagatctgatacccaggaactccatatgccatggggcagccaaaaaagaaaaaaaaaattattaattaatcccaccagcagaaattaatgcaaaattAATGCGGAGCCTCTTCAGATACTAAAGATTCAGAAAAGAATTAGGTACGCACCCTGCACTCAAATGGAAAAATCTTGTAGGGGCAAAACACATGGAGATAGTTTTAATGCaagaagcaattttaaaaataattaggagtAAGATGGAATTTCTTAGATTTAATTGGTACTTTTACTTAAGAAACTTAAATCGAGTACAGTTCATAAATATGGGTAACTTAAttgagctctttttcttttctttcctagacAATGGCCAAAAACAAACTAAGAGGGCAGAAATCCAGGAATGTATTCCACATAGCCAACCAAAAAAGttttaaggttaaaaataaagcaaaaccagtTACCACTAATCTTAAGAAGGTGAGTATCAATTAAGCACTCTGATTTTCTTGTTTACAGGTAAAGTATAATAATAAAGCTACTGAAATCCtgaatgctaatatttaaaacaGGTTCTTAGCCTTTCCTACAAAGGCAAgatgattttaaacatttatgtaaaaaaaaaaaaagaaaagaaaaataacctccCTTTCTTGATCTGAATGTTCTCaaagaaaatagcattttaatgGCAGGTGTGTGAGGGTCCCAAGTAACAGTTTTAACAGCTTTCTCAGAgcatagaaatcataaaaaaaaagtggtatggAAAAGTTATCTCTGAACTCAAATTTATTTAAGAAGCTCTTAacagagccaggacatggaatatCCGTcagcatccattctttttctcctcaatAATTCTTATTTCTCTAACAATGTCTAGAACTCAAACAAAAACCTGTAAGTATcttataaatagaagaaaaaataatttgtttgttaaaatgcaaaatttgaCAAGAAAAGAGTTGctttatcttctttatttcaaaatatttgggaaatggGAAATTCCTTCATCAAGTAGAGTCTTCAAGAAAATGATTTCAAGCTGAAGTAGTAAGGACTTAGTAATTATCATAATAATACatggaaatgtagtttttaacCTTGAATATTCATGAACTGGCTGAATTAAGCTTTTTGGTTGAGCAGTTTCATGACTTTGGAAATAAGGCTGGATTATAtgatgggagtttgggggtgaCAATTTTAGATAGAATTGTCTTCAAGGTTGACACTGAAGCCAAAACCTGAGTGATAAGGAACAAGTGATGCAATCCGCTAGGAAGTGCTCTTCTAGGCTGTGAGAATAGCGAATGCAAAGGCTGCAAGCTGGGGAAGAGCTTGCTATATTTGAGGAAGATTATTTTGTTTAGATGGGAAGTCCTAGAACCTTTATGGATGCTAATGTAAAAGATCTGTGGGTAGGCAGCCTGGTTGGCGAAAGTATCAAATAATTTTCTTAGCAAGTAGCCCAACTCTCTAGGGGGAGGTTGTAAGATTGTCAGGCACGATAAATGGTAAATTGAAGTTGGGGGACATGAATTTGGAGTAAAGCCAGTCAGCCAGTTATGATTTAATACAGCTTCAGTTTTAAGCTCAGAAAAGGCTGATAGTTGATTTCCACCAAGTGCTAAGCAAGTTTGATccatggaaaaaaagaagaaaagttaggAAGATGTAAAGATGTCATTGATGAGTGTCCTGGAATCTGTGCAGGTTAAAGGTAAAGGGGAGGATATGAACGTGTGAAAAGTAATGAACTTGGGGGAGAAGGATTCAGTGAGATTTAAGAATTGTTaatagaatattttctcaggctagtctcccaaagcaacagaaataagagcaaaaataaacaagtgggacctaatcaaactggcaagcttttgcacagcgaaggaaaccaaaaagaaaacaaaaagacaatttacagaatgggaaaaaatagtttcagatgatgcaactgacaagggcttcatctctagaatatacaagcaacgtatacaactcaacagcaaaaaacgccaacaacccagttgaaaaatgggcaaaagacctgaatagacatttttccaaggaagatgtgcagatggccaacaagcacatgaaaaaaatgctcaacatcactgattattagagaaatgcaaataaaactatcacgagataccacctcacaccaatcagaatgggcatcattaataaatccacaaataacaaatgctggagggggtatggagaaaaggaaaccctcctgctctgttggtggggatctaagctggtacaaccaatatggagacagtatggaaataccttagaaatctatacatagaactaccataagacccagcaatcccactcttgggcatatatccagacacatgcccttggagttcctgtcatggctcagtggttaacaaatcagactgggaaccatgagattgcacgttcgatccctggccttgcttagtgggttaaggacccagcattgccgtgagctgtggtatcggtcgcagacgcagcttggatcctgcattgctgtggctgtgtggctggcgactacagctcccattggacccctagcctgggaacctccatatgcctcaggtgcggccctaaaaagatcaaaataaataaataaataaaaaagacacatgcccttaacaccatacacacaaataaactcagaatggattaaagacctagatataagaccagatactataaaactcttagaggaaaacataggccaaacactttccaacataaacaacagcaacatcttttcagatccacctcttagagtgatgtcagtaaaaacaaaaacaaatgggagttaatcaaacttaaaagtttctgcacggcaaaggaaaccctaaacaaaacgaaaagaaaagacaacccacagaatgagagaaaatatttgcaaatgagtcaactgacaagggattaatctccaaaatttagaaacacctcctactgctcaataccaaaaaaacaaacaaccccatcaaaaaatgggcagaagatctacacagacaattgtccaaagaagacatacagatggccaaaaacatgaaaagatgttcaacatcactcattattagaaaaatgcaaatcaaaaccactgtgagataccaccttacaccagccagaatggccatcagccaaaagtctacaaacaataagtgctggagagggtgtggagaaaaaggaactctattacactgttggtgggattgtaaattggtgcaaccactgtggaaaacagtatggagattcctcataaaactaaaaatagaactaccatttgatccagcaatttgACTCCTGGgtatccatccagagaaaaccatgactcgaaaagacacatgtactctgatgttcattgcatcactattttcaatagccaatacatggaaacaacctaaatgtccatctacagaggagtggatcaagaagatgtggtacatatatacaatggaatattcctcagc encodes the following:
- the C4H8orf59 gene encoding uncharacterized protein C8orf59 homolog isoform X1, translating into MEVPRLGAETEAATAGLHHSNRGSELHLQPTPQLKTMAKNKLRGQKSRNVFHIANQKSFKVKNKAKPVTTNLKKINIVNEEKVNRLNKAFLDIQKELAHFSKGLSLEPLQKQLSPQQCPEKEPVNVDEATRLMAQL